The Synechococcus sp. BL107 nucleotide sequence CCTTCAAGAGCCTGTGGACCGAGGCTTGAGAAGCCAAACCGGGTGACCATTTCTCGGGAGAGTTGGGCCACCATTTGTAAATCGCCACTGGCCCCCTGAGTGACTTCCAACGGCCCGAACACCACCTGTTCTGCCGCTCGGCCGCCAAGGGCGACCACCAAGTCCGCCATACACGACGATCGGGTCACTAAACCCGAATCCAATTGCTCTTCATCGGGCATGAACCTGGTGTAACCACCGGCCCCTCCACGGGGGAGGAGGGTCACTTTATCGACGTCATTTGCGGCGGGGAGAAGCGTTGCCACCAGGGCATGGCCAATCTCGTGGTAAGCGATCAATCGCTTTTTAGCGCTGTCTTGCAAGGGACGATTACTCAATCCCATGGTGATGCGTTCCAGAGCACCTTCCAGGTGGCTGTCATCAATTTCAGTTTTGTTCTGACGGGCGGCCAAAATGGCCGCTTCGTTCAGCAAATTGGCTAGGTCGGCACCTGAAAAGCCAGGAGTTCGACTCGCCCATTGCTCCAAGTTGACGGCGAGAGCAAGGGGGCGACTCCTAGCGTGAACAGCGAGAATGGCTGCGCGGCCTCGTCGATCAGGAAGGCCCACATCAATCCGTCGATCAAACCGACCTGGCCGCGTTAGAGCTGCATCCAGTACATCGGCCCGGTTGGTTGCCGCTAAAAGGATGACCCCGGAGTTTTCCTCGAAGCCATCCATCTCAGTAAGCAGTTGGTTCAGGGTTTGTTCGCGTTCGTCGTTCCCGCCACCGATCCCGGCTCCCCGTTGTCGACCAACGGCGTCGATTTCATCAATAAAAACAATGCATGGGGCTTTCTCTTTGGCCTGACGGAATAAATCTCGAACCCGGCTGGCGCCGACCCCCACAAACATTTCGACAAACTCCGAAGCCGCCATTGAGAAAAACGGAACCCCCGCCTCGCCGGCAATGGCTTTGGCCAATAACGTTTTGCCCGTGCCCGGTGGGCCAACCAACAACACGCCACGGGGAATCTTTGCGCCGAGCCGGATAAATGTTTCTGGTTGCTTGAGAAAGGTCACCACTTCCTCTAACTCTTGACGCGCATCATTGATGCCTTCCACATCTTCGAAACGAACTTGCAAGTCTTCCTGTGGTTTTAAGCGTGGCTTGCTGCGGCCGAACCCAAGTGCGCGGTTGGCCATTTGTGCTGAACGACGCAGCAATAACGACAATCCGATCACTACAAGAAGCACCACAAATAAGGTGCCGGCGAGATCTCTATTCGCCTGTTCTCGCCGGCCATCCACCACGGTTAAGGGGGTATCAGAGCTTTCAGCGGCCCGCAGAATACGGTCATCATTTGGGAAAATCGGGACGCTCACCTTGCGTCCGTCGTCGTACAAAACTCGAACCTCCCGTTGAGCTGGGACAAGATCCAATTGCTTAATTTTTTTGTTGTCGATATCCCTGATCAACGTCGAATAGCTGACGCCTTCCTCTTTCTTCCACAATTTTTGGAAGAACGGTTCTGCCACCTGCTGGTTCGCGGGTGAATTCGTTGACTGCTTCGAACCTGGAGCCACAACAACACAATGCTGAAATGAGCCTAGCTATTTGACGCAAGGCCTCTTCAAGCGAGAGAATGTTTTTTTGACGATCTCTCAGCCGCGATGGCCGTTCCGAAGAAGAAAACATCGAAGGCCAAGCGCAATCAGCGCAGTGCCACTTGGAAAGGCAAGGCCGCCGTAGCCGCTCAGCGCGCCATGTCGATCGGTAAGTCCGTCCTGAGCGGTCGTGCTCAAGGATTTGTATACCCCGTCAGTGATACAGACGAGGCCGAGGCCTAAGAGGCACGACTGAGATGGATTCGGGTCAGATCACGACCCGGATCCACCTCGAAAACGACATCAGCAGGAATGTTTTGGATGATTTCTGAGGGAATCGCACTCAAAATCATTCTGATAAAACCATCCAATTCGCTTCCGTTTAGGGAACTTCCTCGAGTCGTCCGCATGGCATCTTCTTGTTGACGCTTCCAAAGCTGCGGCGATTGATGATCGGTGGCCCGAAGTTGCCAAAGCTGATCAAGTTCAGTCCACACCGGTTGATAGCTCCGCAAGATCTCCTCAGTTTGTTTGCGGTAGGCCAATTCACTCGCCGTGACGGGTGGTTCCAGACCCTCCTCCTTCCTTTCGGCTTCGTATCCCGCTGGGCAGCCGACAAACCAGCCTTCCAGAACAAGGAGATCGGCATGGCAAGCACGCCAGCCTGAGCGATCTCCCCGTCCGTTACGCAAGGCCTTGTCAAAACGAGGACATTGAATCGACTGCCCTTTTCGCCAAAGCTCAAGGGTGCGTTGAAGCAGTTGCAAATCATGGCTTCCAGGCAAAGCGCGAGGCACTCCCCATGGATTTCCTTTCATCGATCGCTCTAATTGGTCGGCCGGGAAATAAAAGTCGTCAATTGAAATCACCTGCAAGGACAATCCCAAATTGTGGGCAGCGGTTTCAAGCCATTGCCCCAAACTCGACTTCCCGCAACCGGGGAGTGCACTCAAGCCAATCAACTCTTTTCTGGCGGGTTGACTACGGGCCAGGCTCAAGATCGGTAGTCCGAGAGACCAGAGCCAATCAGCACTGCTGTTTGGATGCCAAGCATCAAGGCCAAGATTGATGGATGGGCTGATCCAAGACCGTCTCCACTGATCGGGGTCGTCGATCCCAAGGAAATCGAGCAATTTGCGCTGATCTTCCCTAGGTATGAGCTGACGACCGTCAAGATCCAACTTTGAAGGCCTCCAAAACAACGGCGTAGATGAATCCCAATCTGAGGGAGTCAAGCAAGGGATATCGTCGCCGAATTAACACGAGCAACTCGCAAGCCAGTAAGGCAAAAAAGGCACTAAACGTCCGAGCTCCTGTGGCGTTATCGAGATGCACCGTGAGATTGCTTCCTATAAAGAAGCCAGTAAGTAACAACAGAATTCGAGAACTTCGTCTCCACCAGGGTCCGCCAAAACTGGCTTTGAGCTGTTGACCAGCCGTGCGTTGAAGTGCCGCTAAACGGGTGCGCTGCAGCGTGCTCATGAACCTGAGTAGAGCAACAACGACTTCATATAGTTCAGCGTCAACATGCCTTCTAGACAAGGGGGGCCTTGCTGAAGCAAGGAAGGATTGTGCTCGTCCCCAAGATGATCAAAAACAGCTGCGGCGAGATGGATTGCGCCCACAAGATCTCGATCCCAAGGGGAAGGGGTCAAAACACAGGACAAACCCGCGGCTGTTGCAGCCTTGAGCCCTGCAGCTGAATCCTCCAAGGCCACAACACAGTCGGACGGCAGGCCGCTCTGCTTGAGCGCCAACCGATAACCATCCGGATTGGGCTTGCCAGTCGCCACATCATCTGACGACACCACACCATCAAAGGCTGGCATAACTCCTTGGGCTTGATTCAACAGTGCTTGAACAGATGGACCACCACTGGAGGTCACGATCCATTGCTTGATCTGGCCGTTGTGCAATTCGTTCACAAGCCTCAAGACACCCGGCCGCCACTGCACATGGCCCTCACAAACGCGGGATAAATAATGCTCGCGTTTCACATCACGCAAACGCTTCAGTTGGTCTTGCGTGAGGTTGATCCCCTGATCCTTTGCGTAGATCGCAACACGGGGAATGCCACCGGCAATGGACAGCAGTTCGGCATACAACTCTTTGTTCCAATGAAATGGGAGGCCTAAATCACGAAAGGCCTGATTGAACGCTGGACGATGTCCCTCCATCTCCGTGTCAGCCAGGGTGCCGTCTACATCCCAGAACACAGCCCTTAGAGCAGTCATCAATCGCCAAGCCAAGGGCACAATGCAGCAATCATCCTGCTCAAGGTCAGCGCACAGTTGCCGTTAGATCCCCCGAATTGGTGCTGGTCCTTGCCAGCAGTGGTTGATCCAAACCCATTGCCGGGTCTTGAACTTCCCCTACCGCTTCGTGCCCTATTGCGCCGTCGTGGATTTCGTTCAGTCGAAGAAGCCAAACAATTCCTGATCCCAACATCACTGCCGGAGGCAGAACTTCATTTTCCCGATCTGAAAAAAGCAACGAATCGTTTGGTGAAAGCGTGTCAGAACCACGAAACCGTGGCGATCTGTGGCGACTACGACGCCGATGGAATGACGAGCACCGCGTTGCTATTGCGGGCCCTGGCTCCCTTAGGAGCTGCCCCTAGGGCAGCCATCCCCTCTCGCATGGAAGAGGGCTATGGACTCAATCCGTCCATGGTGGATCGACAGCACCGCGATGGTGTTCAAATTCTCGTCACCGTGGATAACGGGGTGGCAGCGTCGGCAGCACTTCAACGAGCCGCGGAATTGGGCATGGAAGTGATCGTGACGGACCACCACACCATTCCGGACAACCCAGCACCGATGACGGCTTTGATTCACCCGGCGACAACGCCCAACGGATCTCCCTACCGAGGTTTGGCCGGCGTTGGTTTGGCCTACGTCCTGGCGCGAGCCGTTGCTGAACAACTGAATCAACCTGCTGCTATCTGCTCAGCCCGAGACCTTTTCTGCGTTGGCACCGTCGCCGATATGGCTCCCCTGATTGGTGCCAATCGCGCTTGGTTGTTGGAGGGACTTGGTCACCTCCATCACACCGAATGCTTCGGGTTACAGGCACTTCAACGTCTTGCCGGTTTGGGTGAGAACCCAATCACAGCCGAAGACATTGGTTTTCAACTCGCCCCACGCATCAATGCGGTTGGACGCTTGGGTGAACCTCGGCTCGTTGTGGATTTATTGACAGCGTCGGAACCCTCATCAGCGATGGCCTTGGCCCGACGTTGTGATGATTTCAATCGTCAACGCCGTGATCTTTGCGATGCGATTGAGGCAGAGGCTGTTGCTTTGGTCGAAGCCGATTCATCAGATCAGTTGCCGTCGTTTCTTCTTTTAGCCCAGAGTCATTGGCACCATGGCGTGATCGGCATTGTTGCTGCTCGGCTGGTGGAGCGGTATCACCGCCCGGCTGCGCTCCTTGCCGGCGATGGCGAGGGACTGATGCGCGCCTCCGTGCGATCGCCTCGCGGGTTTGCCGTTGACCAAGCACTTAATCACTGCGCCAAGCTTTTGGAGCGCTTTGGTGGTCATCCAGCTGCAGGAGGATTTACCGTCCGAGCCGAGAATGTTCATGCCCTGCATGAACAACTGTGTGTTCAAGCGGATTCGTGGTTGACCCAACAGGGCCAGGGATTGCCCATCCAACCCGATGCTTTACTCCGATTGGATGAAGTGAATTGGGATCTCTGGAAGGCCCTGCAATCCTTGGCACCCTTTGGAATAGGCCATGAAGTGCCCTTGTTCTGGTCGCGGGGATGCAGTGTTGAGGAAAAACGTGATTTAAAGGGTGGACATCTTGCCCTGAGGTTGCGTCAAGGTGAAACCGAGCGCAGAGCGATTGCCTGGAGATGGGATCCAGCTAGCCATGTTCCAGATCACTGTGATGTGGCATATCGCGTCAGTTTGAATCGCTGGCAGGGCGAGCAGAGGCTCCAGTTGGAACTCAAGGCGATCCGTATTCACAGCGACTCAGTGATGTTGCAAAGGGGTCCTAGAAATTACGTTGCAAAGCAGATATCAAGCTCAGAATTCACCCTCACCAACAGCGACGGGCGATCATTGCAAGCCGCGATCAACGACGACAATTCACTCGTTAGCAACGATGAGCTTGCCAATGATGCAAGGGTGAGTCAGTTGCTTGAAGAGGCTGTCCTAGGCCTAGGACTACGTCCTTAACTTTGCCTTGTTCAGAGTGCTCCGCGGCGATAGAAGAGGATGAACACAACGGCCGGACCAGCAAGAGCGATGAGGGCGAGGGCAGCGAAGTTGGCGATCAGGTGGAAATCGAAGCCCATGGCAAATGCGTGCGTTCTAACGAAAAGTTTGACACCAGGCTACGGGGCATTCGGCCCGAGCCGACCACTCTTTCATTTTGACTGTGATGGCTTGTCACAGCCACACCCATGAACAAGCAATCCCCTTCATGGCACTGCATCCATCAGTGCGGAGCCTGCTGCAGGCTTTGTCCCGAAGAACGTGGTGAAGCACTCGCGGCTTTGAGCGAAAATCAACGAACCAAATACCTATCCATGGTTGGAGACGATGGATGGTGCATTCACTACGACAGCGGGGGACAACGCTGCACTATTTATTCCGATCGTCCTGATTTTTGTCGCGTTAGTGAGTTGGGAGCGTTGTTCGATGTCCCCACTGATGACATCGATTCATTCGCAATTGCTTGTTGCAGGCAACAAATCCGCGCAACCCATGGCGGGCGGAGTGGCGTAATGCGAAGGTTTAATCGTGCCCACCGAGCGAAAGGTGACAGACATGACTGAGTCAGGTGAAAAGCCCTCTGGCCGCCCTGGCTTCTTTGCTGTTTTATTCAGCACTTTCACAACTGTTTTTCTTGCCGAGCTTGGCGATAAAACACAGCTCGCCACGCTCCTTCTCTCGGCTCAATCCGGTTCGCCTGGCCTTGTTTTTCTGGGTGCAGCGCTTGCTTTGATTTGCTCAAGCCTTGTCGGTGTTTTGGTTGGGCAATGGCTTGCTAAAACCCTGCCCCCAGAACGCCTTGAATTCATGGCGGGCGTGCTCATGGTTTGCCTCGGTTTATGGCTTGGACTCCAAGCCAGCCGCTCGCTCATCGTCATCGGATCCCAGGCTTAAGCCATGGATTTTGCTCTTCTCCTCTCCACATTCGTCACCGTTTTTCTTGCGGAACTTGGTGATAAAACCCAGTTAGCAACGGTCGCGATAAGTGGCACATCCGATCGTCCACTGGCGGTGTTTCTTGGGTCGTCATCCGCTCTTGTCGTGGCGAGTCTGCTGGGAGCATTGGCGGGTGGTTCTGTCGCCACTGTGATTCCCAGTGATCTGCTGCAACTTGTCGCGTCATTTGGTTTTTTAGTGATCGGATTTCGTCTTCTGTGGCCATTACTGGCAAACCAAGCAAAGGAGCCCGACGAAACCGATCCATCGAACTCTTAAGCTGGTCTGAGGTTGGGGTTCTCTGCAGGTTTGACGGCTGCGTCAGCCGCTCCATCCTTCCCCCCGGTTCTGTTAGCCGGTTTCTTCCTCCATTTCGATGAAATTCACGGTCGCCGATCTGCTCGACCAGTTGTCCACCAACGATTCGGTTGAGACAGCTGTTATCGCAAAAATTCTGAAGCTGACAAATAAATCAGATAAGCAATCTCTGGACATCGCGATTGAAGCCCTCTCAAAAATTGGCGTTCTGACTCGCGGTGAAGGAGACGTTATCGCCCGCACGCGCAACGACGAATTTATAGATGCTCGACTTCGATGTAGCAGTAAGGGATTTTGTTTTGCGATTCGGGATGACGGCGGAGACGATATCTATGTCCGAGATCATCAACTCAATCACGCCTGGAACGGTGATCGCGTCCTTGTGAGGATTACGCGCGAGGGAGGGCGTCGTCGTTCCCCAGAAGGGGGTGTGCAATGCATTTTGGAGCGTTCCACGACGTCGCTGCTTGGACAGGTTGAACGTCGAGACGATCAATTGTTTGCCGTTCCCCTAGACGATCGGATGCTCACCACAATCCGACTGCCGAACGAAGCTGAGGAATATCTATCCAGTGAGGACCCAACTGCGGTGGTTGAGGTGCTTGTGGATCGCTATCCGATTGCTCAACATCCGGCCCTGGGTCAAGTGGTTCGTCCACTCCCACTGAATGGCGGTCCAGCCGCCGATCGCGATCTTCTGCTCACCAAAGCAGGACTTCACCAACGCCCCTCTCCCCCCCGTGGAAGTGGCAAGGTGCCTGCCGCGAAAGGTCGTATCGACCTCACAGATCAACCCGCTTTGTTGTTGAGAAGTTGGACTGATCCCAGTTCACCAGGGCTTCCAGCAGTTCATGTGGAAGCGCGCGATGGGGGTTGTCGTCTGTGGGTCCATGCTCCTGCGGTGGCAGAACGCATCTTGGGGAGCAATGCCCTCGACGTTTGGTTGAGGGAACGGATGGAAGCCCTTTGCCTAGGAGAAAATTGGCAATCCTTGCTCCAACCCTCCCTCAACACAACCACCTGCTTTCAACCTGGTGAAGTCGGCGAGGCCGTCACCGTATGCATGGATGTGTCCCATATTGGAGAACTCACGCACTGGGAGTTCAGTCTTTCAACGGTCAAGCCGGTGGCCTCCGTTGGTGTTGCACAACTCAAGGCACTCGATGAACGCAAACCCAAATCGCGAAGCATTCCCGTTGCTCTCAAGGGGATCAAGGATTATTTAGGTCAACTTGAAACGCTCCGCTTTTGTGAAAGTTGCTTGAGAAAGCATGAACAGGCTCAAGGCTTTGTTCAGTTGGACCTATGTCCACCACAATTAGAAAGCCTGGGTGATTTGCGCTGGGTAGACCCGATTGGATTGCGTCATCGCTGGATTGATGCATCTGTTTCTTCGGATCCCCAATCTCTGCTGCAGCCTCTGATTCGAGCTGCAGATCGTGCCTGGCAACTTCATCGAGAAGCACTGAATCTTCCAGGCATCACCACTCAAACAGGAGATCCAGATCCTTCAACTCTTACCGATGTGGCTAAAAGTGCGATCGCGCTTGAGTTGCCCTTGGAATTGGATGAAGAAGGGAGTCCTTCTGCTCAGGAGTTGATCGGTGTCTTCACTGATTCACCGCATCGACGGGTTCTTGAACAGCAACTCAGCCATGCTTTGCCTGCACTCAATTTTGAGGCTGTTGTCCCAACGTCTGAATCACCTGAGACAGAGCAAACTTCACCCGAAGATTCCCCCTTGGAACCTGGCAACGCGGCTGTTAAGACCGTCGAAAAGACGCCTTCCGCGCCTTGGTGTTGCCCCACGCTGAGTTATGCCCATCTGGTGAATCAGCAAATCTTGGTGTCATTGCTTCAAGACGGCAAAGATCGACCAACAGTGCGCCAGAAGGAACGATTGGTGCTTGGCCGTAAGGGTTCCGAGCAAGATCTCAACTGGGCTTTATTCACTGGAAGTCAAAACGACAAACTCAAGTCGTTGGTGAGTGATCGCTTAGTCCAACGACTGAATGGACGCCGCCGGCAAGTGCTGGAGCTTGAAAAAGACCTCTTATCCATGGTTCAGGCACGCGCTGCCCAACCTTTGGTGGGGTTGACGACCGATGGTCGCATTAGTGGAGTTCAAAGCTACGGATTCTTCGTTGAAGTTGGAGAAAGTCGTGTGGAAGGCTTGGTGCATGTCAGCTCCCTCAACGACGACTGGTATGAGTATCGATCTCGCCAAAACCGACTCGTAGGTCGGAAGAACAAACGTGTCTATCAACTGGGAGATACTGTTCAAGTTCGAGTGATCAAAGTAGATGTTTTACGCAATCAAATAGATCTGGAAGTCAATCCTGCGGATGTAGATGGTTCCCACGATGAAACCGAGACGAATCCAGCTCTATCAGTCACTATGAGTGATCAATAATCCATGCATCCTTATGTACTCGCTGTTACTGGTGCGTCTGCACAACCTTTGGCTGAACGATCCCTACAGCTTCTTTTGGAGAACGATCGGAAAGTTCATTTTGTATTGAGTCGAGGTGCTCATGAAGTTTTTCGGGCTGAGCAGGGATTGTCAATTCCCGTCGATCCGGAGCAACAAATTCCCTTTTGGAGAGAACGTTTAAAGGTTGAAAGCGGCGAACTGATCTGTCATCGATGGAATGATCAAAGTTCATCAATCGCCAGTGGGAGTTATCGAACGAAAGCGATGGTGATTGTTCCTTGCAGCATGGGAACTGTTGGACGGATTAATGCAGGTATTGCTACGGACTTAATTGAACGATGCGCCGACGTTCATCTGAAAGAACGGCGTCCCCTTGTGATTGCTCCAAGAGAAACTCCTTGGAATCTCATTCACTTACGCAACCTCACCGCCTTGGCTGAGGCCGGTGCCACCATTGCGCCGCCGACCCCTGCTTGGTACACCCAACCCAAATCGTTGAGCGACATGGTGGACTTTTTGGTCGTTCGTTTATTCGATGGCCTTGATGAAGACCTAGCTCCGCTTCAACGTTGGACAGGCCCGCTTCAATGACGCTTCTCCAGCGAATTCTGCTGATTCCAAGTTTGCTTCCCCTCGTGGTTGTTCTTGTGTTGTCGGTGCTTCATCGGGGGGAACCAACCCGTCTGCATTTATTGGGATGGTCATCTCCAGAAGTTCCCCTTGGTGTGTGGACAGCTCTTGCGGCAACGGGTGCAGCAGGTCTTGCAGCCTCGAGTTCCATCTTGATCACGACACGCAAGCAACCATTAAGACGACGGTTGCATCGGTCTTATGAGCCTGTTTCCCCATCAAATAGGCAGGAAGACTTCACTACTCCGCATATCCCCGTTCCAGCTCCGCCGCAACGAGATCTGCGTGAGCCTGCTCCAACAGTCGCCGTTGCCTATCGCGTCATCAAACGAGGAGTCCCACCCCAGCACAGCAGCCATGCAGCCGATGTGGACTCAGTTCAAAGGGTCAACGAGCCTGCCCCTCGAAGCGTTTCCGACCCACTTGCCTCAGAATCAAAACCCGAAGAAGCCTCTGAGTGGGGAGATGATCCCAATCGCGACTGGTAGACGGTCGGTGGATCTGCGTACAGTTACCGCAGAGACCATGATCCGGTGAGCGAAGCGCCAGCAAACAAACCAGCTGCCAAGCCAAAACCACCAAAACCCGAGGACAAGCCCTTCCCGGAATTCATCGACACTTTGTTTTTGCCTGCAGTCGCAAAACAGTTGTTGGAAAACGGAATTACGGCTGATCGTCTCGAGCGCATCGACGGTGATCGCCCTGTCGTTGGTGGTCGTTGCCCGATGGTGGTGGGTGATCTCCCCGGTGGTCGCCGATTTTGGCTTTGTTTTGCCAAGGAAGATATCAGTAGTGGCAAGGTGATTGCGTTGGCTGATCCCGGAAGTGAACCAACCTTATTGGAGAGTTTTTTAATCGACGAGAAACGCATGTCATTGCCGTTGCTCGTCTCCCGTCTGTTGCAGCGGTTAAATGGCCAAAAATGGCTGGGGGGTAATTAAGTCCAGAGTTACAGGCGCCCCTTTCAATGCGCTAACACGCCTACATTGGAAAGATCGCGATATCGAAGCTGATGGTCCCTCCCACCGCTGTAGCTAGTCAGACGGTAGACAGTGCTGTTGCCACCAAGGTTCCAGTCAAGGACACAATCTTGACGCCACGCTTCTACACCACAGATTTCGAGGCCATGGCGGCCATGGACCTGCGTCCTAATGAAGCAGAGTTAGAAGCTATTTGCGAAGAGTTCCGGAAAGATTACAACCGTCATCATTTTGTAAGAAATGATGAATTCGACGGAGCTGCGGACAAACTTGATCCTGAAACTCGAAAAGTTTTTGTTGAATTCCTTGAGCAAAGTTGTACCTCAGAGTTTTCGGGCTTCCTTCTCTATAAAGAGCTGAGCCGTCGGATCAAGAAAACAAATCCCCTCTTGGCTGAATGTTTTGGTCACATGGCGCGCGATGAAGCTCGCCATGCAGGATTCCTAAATAAGTCGATGAGCGATTTTGGAATGCAACTCGACCTTGGTTTCTTGACCGCCAGCAAGAATTATACTTTCTTTAAACCTAAATTTATTTTTTACGCTACATATCTTTCTGAAAAAATCGGATATTGGCGCTACATTGCTATTTTTCGTCACCTAGAAAAGAATCCTGATAGCAAGATTTTTCCGATCTTTAATTTCTTCGAAAACTGGTGCCAAGACGAAAATCGTCACGGTGATTTCTTCGATGCATTAATGAAGGCCCAACCCGACACAGTTCGTGGCCCTATCGCCAAACTTTGGTGTCGATTCTTCTTGTTGGCTGTCTTCGCAACGATGTACGTCAGGGACGTTGCTCGGAAAGAGTTCTATGAATCACTAGGGCTCGATGCACGCACCTACGACAAGATGGTGATTGAAAAAACCAACGACACGTCAGCAAGGGTGTTTCCGGTGGTTCTTGACGTCAACAACCAAAAGTTTTGGGTACGGCTTGAACGATTAGTGAATAACAATGCCGCACTTAATGCTGCTGATGCAAGTGACTCTCCAGCTCCGATCAAGGTGATCCGCAAACTCCCCTTCTGGATCGCCAATGGTGCTGAGATGGCAAAGCTCTTCTTGATGCCAGCCATCGATAGTTCTAAATATCAGCCAGCAGTGCGCTGATAACTCCGCCTTTCGTTACCTTTACTTCAATCCATTGACTGACGTTTTTTCAAATCAGTGGAGGGATCTTCTTGAGACCCTTCTGAACCGCGGAGCTAGGGCTGGATCCGACCTCGTTGAGGTATTCCTTGAACGTACGAATCATGTCGGTGTTTTAGCTGAGCAGGATCAGATCACCAGCGTGAATCCTTCATTCGCGAAGGGTGCAGGATTGCGTGTTTTTCTTGGGGGGAGAGATGGCTTTGTCAGCACAAACGACTTGAGCCAAGAAGGCTTAACCCGCGCTCTCGATCAAGCCTTGGCCATGTTGGGGCTTGAGGTGCAGTCGCTGTCGAGCAGTGCTGATCGTTTCAATGGTTTGAATTCACTCATCGATCATGGTGATACCAAGAACGATTGGTTAAATCGCTGTCCCACCCTTGTCAGTGCCAGTCAGCGACTCTTAGAAGGAACAAGCGAACTTGACCGAATCGGACAACACCTACAAGTTCGTCGTGGCAGTTACTCACGGGACTGGCAGGAGGTTTTAGTCGCTGCTTCTGATGGCACATTTGCTCGCGATATACGCCTCCATCAATCCACGGGGCTCTCGGTCCTGGCCGCTGATGGCGATCATCGTTCAAGCGTTGGTCGTCGTTATGGCAGTACAGACCGGCCCGACGATCTCCTGCAATGGAACGTAGAAACCAGTGCAGCGGAAGTGTGTCAAAGCGCCGGAACAATGCTTCGCGCTGAATATGTCGATGCTGGTCAGATGCCAGTTGTTTTAGCCAATCGTTTTGGTGGCGTGATTTTTCATGAGGCTTGTGGACATTTGCTGGAAACCACTCAAATCGAACGTGGTACAACTCCGTTCGCCGATCAAGTTGGCTCACTGATTGCCCATCCATCCGTCACCGCTGTTGACGAGGGGCTAAGCGGAGGATCATTCGGCTCCTTATCGATGGATGACGAAGGAATGGAGCCCCAACGCACCGTCTTGATTAAGGACGGCGTTCTTCAGCGATTCATCAGCGATCGGGCAGGCGAACTCCGCACCGGTCATCAACGAACCGGTAGTGGTCGTCGACAAAGCCATGCATATGCAGCCGCAAGTCGAATGAGAAACACATTTATTGCAGCTGGCCCCCACAAACCGAAAGACCTACTTGCTTCCGTTGATCGTGGTTTGTATTGCAAGGCAATGGGAGGCGGGAGTGTTGGTCCAACTGGACAATTTAATTTCTCCGTCGAAGAGGGTTACCTAATTGAAGATGGTCAACTCACAAAACCTGTGAAAGGAGCAACACTCATTGGTGATGCAAAAGAGGTCATGCCGAGAATATCGATGTGTGCGGATGATCTTGAATTAGCTGCCGGTTTTTGTGGATCTGTGAGCGGAAGTGTATTCGTCACGGTTGGTCAACCCCACATCAAAGTTGACTCAATCACTGTTGGAGGCCGTTGATTATGGCTACGAATAACGGTCTTAATGCCTCCGAATTACGCGACTCCTTGCAAAAACTAGCGACACGTGAGGGGATTCGTTCTTGGGATCTCGGTGCCGCTTGCAGTGACGACTGTTCCGTCCAAGTCGATCGTGGTGAAGCCAAACAACTGAAGG carries:
- the psb30 gene encoding photosystem II reaction center protein Ycf12/Psb30 → MGFDFHLIANFAALALIALAGPAVVFILFYRRGAL
- a CDS encoding YkgJ family cysteine cluster protein, which gives rise to MNKQSPSWHCIHQCGACCRLCPEERGEALAALSENQRTKYLSMVGDDGWCIHYDSGGQRCTIYSDRPDFCRVSELGALFDVPTDDIDSFAIACCRQQIRATHGGRSGVMRRFNRAHRAKGDRHD
- a CDS encoding TMEM165/GDT1 family protein yields the protein MTESGEKPSGRPGFFAVLFSTFTTVFLAELGDKTQLATLLLSAQSGSPGLVFLGAALALICSSLVGVLVGQWLAKTLPPERLEFMAGVLMVCLGLWLGLQASRSLIVIGSQA
- a CDS encoding TMEM165/GDT1 family protein, with translation MDFALLLSTFVTVFLAELGDKTQLATVAISGTSDRPLAVFLGSSSALVVASLLGALAGGSVATVIPSDLLQLVASFGFLVIGFRLLWPLLANQAKEPDETDPSNS
- a CDS encoding RNB domain-containing ribonuclease; the encoded protein is MKFTVADLLDQLSTNDSVETAVIAKILKLTNKSDKQSLDIAIEALSKIGVLTRGEGDVIARTRNDEFIDARLRCSSKGFCFAIRDDGGDDIYVRDHQLNHAWNGDRVLVRITREGGRRRSPEGGVQCILERSTTSLLGQVERRDDQLFAVPLDDRMLTTIRLPNEAEEYLSSEDPTAVVEVLVDRYPIAQHPALGQVVRPLPLNGGPAADRDLLLTKAGLHQRPSPPRGSGKVPAAKGRIDLTDQPALLLRSWTDPSSPGLPAVHVEARDGGCRLWVHAPAVAERILGSNALDVWLRERMEALCLGENWQSLLQPSLNTTTCFQPGEVGEAVTVCMDVSHIGELTHWEFSLSTVKPVASVGVAQLKALDERKPKSRSIPVALKGIKDYLGQLETLRFCESCLRKHEQAQGFVQLDLCPPQLESLGDLRWVDPIGLRHRWIDASVSSDPQSLLQPLIRAADRAWQLHREALNLPGITTQTGDPDPSTLTDVAKSAIALELPLELDEEGSPSAQELIGVFTDSPHRRVLEQQLSHALPALNFEAVVPTSESPETEQTSPEDSPLEPGNAAVKTVEKTPSAPWCCPTLSYAHLVNQQILVSLLQDGKDRPTVRQKERLVLGRKGSEQDLNWALFTGSQNDKLKSLVSDRLVQRLNGRRRQVLELEKDLLSMVQARAAQPLVGLTTDGRISGVQSYGFFVEVGESRVEGLVHVSSLNDDWYEYRSRQNRLVGRKNKRVYQLGDTVQVRVIKVDVLRNQIDLEVNPADVDGSHDETETNPALSVTMSDQ
- a CDS encoding flavin prenyltransferase UbiX, whose translation is MHPYVLAVTGASAQPLAERSLQLLLENDRKVHFVLSRGAHEVFRAEQGLSIPVDPEQQIPFWRERLKVESGELICHRWNDQSSSIASGSYRTKAMVIVPCSMGTVGRINAGIATDLIERCADVHLKERRPLVIAPRETPWNLIHLRNLTALAEAGATIAPPTPAWYTQPKSLSDMVDFLVVRLFDGLDEDLAPLQRWTGPLQ
- a CDS encoding DUF2996 domain-containing protein, producing the protein MSEAPANKPAAKPKPPKPEDKPFPEFIDTLFLPAVAKQLLENGITADRLERIDGDRPVVGGRCPMVVGDLPGGRRFWLCFAKEDISSGKVIALADPGSEPTLLESFLIDEKRMSLPLLVSRLLQRLNGQKWLGGN